The following coding sequences are from one Purpureocillium takamizusanense chromosome 14, complete sequence window:
- a CDS encoding uncharacterized protein (COG:C~EggNog:ENOG503P20Q) produces the protein MTAAIALYQALRLPLPTSVPARRGGDGDGEGEEEGTAGGVLIYGGSTAVGAYALQLAKLSNLSPIVAVAGKGIEYVRSLDAATHIIGYRDGDVAQRVIETVKAHAPGQQQQQQPPFRHALDAVSDFGSHKVISDILVGLCDSSGSGGGNEGEGHVGQRKKNKMMLINMLDLSAEMDDSWQWPDGVAWSLTFVASAYGRKHPWMSEERARADRDFACWFYRYVERLLADGRLRPHPVEVLPGGLDGVLQGVKDLRDNKVSAKKLDRR, from the exons atgacggcggccattGCGCTGTACCAGGCCCTCCGGCTGCCCCTGCCGACGAgcgtgccggcgcggcgagggggggacggggacggggagggggaggaagaaggcacCGCGGGTGGTGTGCTCATATACgggggctcgacggcggtgggcgcgtacgcgctgcagctcgccaagCTCAGCAACCTGAGTCCCATCGTCGCAGTGGCGGGCAAGGGCATCGAGTACGTCCGCTCGCTGGATGCCGCGACGCACATCATTGGctaccgcgacggcgacgtggcgCAACGGGTCATCGAGACGGTCAAGGCGCACGCCCcgggacagcagcagcagcagcagccgccgttCCGCCATGCACTCGACGCGGTGTCCGACTTTGGGAGCCACAAGGTCATCAGCGACATTCTCGTCGGCTTGTGCGatagcagcggcagcggtggtggtaaCGAAGGCGAGGGCCATGTCGGGCaaaggaagaagaacaagatGATGCTAATCAACATGCTCGACCTGAGCGCGGAGATGGACGACTCGTGGCAGTGGCCGGACGGGGTCGCCTGGTCCCTGACGTTCGTCGCCAGCGCGTACGGGCGCAAGCACCCGTGGATGAgcgaggagcgggcgcgcgcggacAGGGACTTTGCGTGCTGGTTCTACCGCTacgtcgagcgcctgctcgccgacgggAGGCTGAGGCCGCATCCCGTCGAGGTGCTGCCGGGCGGGCTGGATGGGGTGCTGCAGGGCGTCAAGGACTTGAGGGACAATAAGGTGTCGGCGAAGAAGCTG GATCGCCGATAG